The Opitutales bacterium sequence CCACCGCGCCACCTACATCGAAAGTCAAGAATGGCTCAAAGAGGCCGCATGACTCCCCGCACCTCTGGTCACACCCTGTCGCACATGACAATCACTATCTTCACGTTTATAAATACTATCTTGAATATCAAGAGCTAGCTAAACAAGTAGGGCTAGAAAACTCTTTCGAAACTGATACGTCTGAGATTTTCTTTCGCTACGAGATATTACTCAGCCGAATTGATATACTATACACCGGAGCTACTGCGAAATTGTTGCGCGAGAAAACTGAGCATTATGATGACTTCAAATTGCAGCGCGATTATCTCTATTCCATAGAGCCGCTTGTAGCGCGGGCTGATGCTGGGGATCGTGAGGCGATGCGGGCGCTTTTAATGGAGCTCAGTGGGAGAGCCCATGAGGTGAAACTGCTCATGTTTGATCTCAGCAACCTTGTCTACGATTCTTTCAATCAACGTCGCGACGGACTCTCCAACGCCTTTTCGGAGACAGTCAAATTGGTTACGGTGACGATCATCTGTTTGTTAATTATGGTCGTGCTTTTGTTGGCCTTGGCATTTTTGGCGTCAAAAGCGCGCGCTTCGGCAGTGCGGCATCGACAACTTGCCGAGCGGAGTGCTCAGGCCAAGTTGCGCTTTCTCGCGACAATGAGCCATGAGATCCGGACGCCACTCAATGCTATTATTGGTTTCTCAGAATTACTCTCTAGGAATTCGATCCCTTCGGACAAGGCATCGAATGAGCATATAGGTATCGTGCTTCGAGCTGGACGCCATCTGTCGTCGCTCATTGACTCCATTCTAGACTGGTCAAAGATCGACTCGGGTAAGATAGAGCTGGTATCTACTCCGATTCATCTGGCGAATTTCCTCCGGGAATTCCACGGACTGTATCGTGGTCGAGCTGAAGAAAAGCATATTGATTTTGTGCTCGAAGCTAGACCTGAAACCGATGTCGGACTTTGGGTGGACGTGACTCGGTTAAATCAGATTCTAACCAATTTGGTAGGTAATGCCATAAAGTTTACCCCCAAGGGCAAGCGGGTCACGTTAAGAGCGAAGCGGAATGGGGTTCTGTGGTATTTTGAGGTCGAGGATGAGGGGATTGGTATCCCAATAGAGAAGCGTCGTCTTGTTTTTGAGGTTTTCGAACAAGCCGATTCAACTACGACGCGGCAGTTCGGCGGATCTGGGCTTGGGTTGTCAATTTCTAGGGAGTTAGCCCGTTTAATGGGCGGAGATATCGTTTTGAAGAGCTCTGAGACCGGTGGCTCTGTCTTTACCTTGAAGATTCCCCATGACGAAGCTGAGCTGGAAGAGGAGGCAATCGCAGAGAAAAATGACTTTGATCCGTTGAAGGTGAGGTTTGAAACCTCTACTAAGGTCTTGGTCGTAGAAGATGGGAAGGCGAATCAGAAGCTCATTGCCATCATGCTCCAGAAAATGGGTATCTCGGTTTCCCTGGCTTCGAATGGGAAAGACGGGTGGCAGCAAGCATCTGCCCAAGTTCCTGATCTCATCTTGATGGATATGCAAATGCCGGAGATGGATGGTCTAGAATCCGCAGAGCGCATTAGCGCAGAGCCCAGCTTGAGGGACGTCCCGATCGTTTTTTTGACAGCCAATGCATTTGAGGAGCATCGGAGCCTCGCGATGCAAGCCGGTGGGGCGGGGTTCCTGACAAAACCCGTCGATTTGAGAGAGCTAACAAAAGAGCTTGTTCGGCATTTGCCATACAATCTCTTGAAAGAAGAGGGTATCGATAGAGTGGAATCTGTGAACTAGTCCCGTCTAGCCAACAGGATATAATATGCCAAGGTCATCAAGCTGGAGACGAAGGCAGCAACGTAAGTCCATCCAGCGGCATTCAAGGTAGAAACCACCCCTTGGCGCTCCTCATTTTGAATGATTCCCAAGCTGAGCAAGTGCTCCCGGGCGCGCTTCGATGCATCAAATTCCACTGGGAGGGTGATGAGTTGAAAGACGGTCAATACGAGATAGCATCCGATTACAATCCAGATGGCAGGTCCCGCAAAGGGGCCTAAAAATCCAAACAGAGAGGCTATGATGATAAAAGGCAGGATCTGGCTAGCAAACCCTGTGACTGGGACCAAGGCCATCCGTGCTTCCAGGGGTCCGTAGCTTTCTTTGTGCTGTATCGCGTGACCTGCTTCATGAGCGGCCACACCCAAGGCTGCGAGTGAGGTGCCAAAATAGTTCTCTTTGCTCAGAGCCAATCGTCTATTTCGTGGGTCGTAATGGTCGGTCAAATGGCCTTCGATTGGAACGATTTCTACATCG is a genomic window containing:
- a CDS encoding response regulator, giving the protein TAPPTSKVKNGSKRPHDSPHLWSHPVAHDNHYLHVYKYYLEYQELAKQVGLENSFETDTSEIFFRYEILLSRIDILYTGATAKLLREKTEHYDDFKLQRDYLYSIEPLVARADAGDREAMRALLMELSGRAHEVKLLMFDLSNLVYDSFNQRRDGLSNAFSETVKLVTVTIICLLIMVVLLLALAFLASKARASAVRHRQLAERSAQAKLRFLATMSHEIRTPLNAIIGFSELLSRNSIPSDKASNEHIGIVLRAGRHLSSLIDSILDWSKIDSGKIELVSTPIHLANFLREFHGLYRGRAEEKHIDFVLEARPETDVGLWVDVTRLNQILTNLVGNAIKFTPKGKRVTLRAKRNGVLWYFEVEDEGIGIPIEKRRLVFEVFEQADSTTTRQFGGSGLGLSISRELARLMGGDIVLKSSETGGSVFTLKIPHDEAELEEEAIAEKNDFDPLKVRFETSTKVLVVEDGKANQKLIAIMLQKMGISVSLASNGKDGWQQASAQVPDLILMDMQMPEMDGLESAERISAEPSLRDVPIVFLTANAFEEHRSLAMQAGGAGFLTKPVDLRELTKELVRHLPYNLLKEEGIDRVESVN
- a CDS encoding zinc metallopeptidase — translated: MLFLILIVPTFILGIWAQMRVSSTYNKWSNVPSRGGITGSQAASYVMRQAGINDVEIVPIEGHLTDHYDPRNRRLALSKENYFGTSLAALGVAAHEAGHAIQHKESYGPLEARMALVPVTGFASQILPFIIIASLFGFLGPFAGPAIWIVIGCYLVLTVFQLITLPVEFDASKRAREHLLSLGIIQNEERQGVVSTLNAAGWTYVAAFVSSLMTLAYYILLARRD